Part of the Penaeus vannamei isolate JL-2024 chromosome 9, ASM4276789v1, whole genome shotgun sequence genome is shown below.
tgtgtgtgtgtgcatacatttatatattattgttattattatcattattatggtaaacCATGTAAAGAGCTACACTGAAAACATCGAGAATTATACCATCATGGGTGTCGGTGAAGGTcaagacaacaaagaaagaagacagatatTTACGTGAGAAAAAACATTAATCAGCAGACGtagatgctgaggcaactgcgttctagaccgactcacaatcatttccttggGTTTGGTAGGAtataatttcatgccccaccgagagcaacACGACTGAGTTATCATGAGGGCTATAGACTGTCAGCTGCTATTTGCCTGGTTGTCAGAGAAGGAATATctgcatagagagaagtatcatcagcatatgccaatattttattagtaatgcctgATCACAAAAGGCCAAGAGCATTAGGGCCAGGAACCCCAAATGACACActggaatacgagctaaaactaccatcaacatgaacacgatgctgcctaccagttaaaaattcagttaaaatacttaaaactttaccaccaactCCAATAGACTGTAACTTagaaattaaacccttgtgattaacagtgtcaaattCTGCACTAAAATACAGCAAGACAAGTCTTGATTCATGACCCTTATCTGAAGCAGACTGCAATTCATACACCAACGTGAGCAATGTATCATGACAGCCAAGTCCCTTTCTGAagccaaactgagtctctggaagaaacggtctcaactATACAGAAAGAGTTTATAATACACAAATTATTACTGTAATGTTGTCATTTGTCGGGGAAATTTTCACAATAGTAATTAGTACACAAACCTTTCAAAATTTCTGTCCCATGACATGACCATGACACTTTATTAACGTTATAACTCTCGGCTAGTACCACCACCACCTGAGATTTTTGACTTATAGGAAACCCCGAGAGAGGATAATTTTGATTGACCTAATTTcaatatgggtagcatgacttaacaGTCTGAAGGTTAATCGGGTGAACGGAATTCATTCCCTTGTTGAAAGCTACAGTGGTCATAGAAATaccttttattctataaacaaatagcaAGTGGGAGGCAATGTAAGTCTTAACAATAAGCATTTTGAGAATAAAAACAAGGAATGCTCTTTGTTGCTAACTTGATTCATGTCTATGGTCaactctacaccctcccttttcttagcaattataaatcaataatcatcactttgaccataataaaaaaaacaaaaaaaaacgtgcgGCTAAATCGATTCAGTTTGTTATTCACTTGTACATAAAGTAATCgattcctccctcttcactttttTCGGTTTCCTTTCTTAAACTCTACTCTGGTTCGCTGCTCCCTTTACGAACATTCCTTAATACAATCAGAATCATCATGTTCATACATACagagtgtatacataaatatatatgcatacatacatatatatatatataaatatatatatatatatatatatatatatatatatatatatatatatatatatatatacacacacacacacacacacacacagtgtatacatatatatatatatatatatatatatatatatatatatatatatatatatatatatatatatatatttatatacatgcacacacacacacacacacacacacacacacacacacacacacacacacacacacacacacacacacacacacacacacgcatatgtatatgtatatatatatatatatatatatatatatatatatatatatatatataaatgtatatatatatatatatatatataaatgtatatatatatatatatatgtatatatatatatataattatatatatatgtataaatatatatatatatatatttatatatatatatatgtatatatatatatatatatttatatatatatatttatatatatgtatatataaatatatatatataaatatatatatatatatatatacatatatatatataaatatatatatatatatatttatacatatctatatatatatatatatatatatatatataaatgtatatatatatatatatatatatatatatatatatatatatatatatatatatgtatatatctatatatatatatatatatataaatatataatttatatatatatatatatatatatgtatatatctatatatatatatatataaattatatatttatatatatatatatatatatagatatatacatatatatatatataaatatatatctataaatatatgaatatatatatatatataaatgaatatatttatatatatatatatatatatatatatatatatatatatatatatatatatatatatatatatatatgcgtatgtgtgtgtgtgtgcgtgtgtctgaatgCGCATGTGTGCGAgttttcatcctcctcatcccagtCTCAGCATCCCGTGTCGAGCCGTATCAGCATCGCTTATCACtgccagagagaagaaagaaataaacagagataaatagataatatacatacatacatacatacacacacacacacacacacacacacacacacacacacccacacacacacacacacacacacacacacacacacacacatatatatatatatatatatatatatatatatatatatatatatatatatatatatatatatatatatatatatatatatatataaagagagagagagagagagagagagagagagagagagagagagagagagagagagaaagagagagagagagagagagagagagagagagagagtgagatagagagagaggaagaaagaaagaaagacagagagatagagagagagagaaagatagagagagagagcaagaaagagagcgacagagagaaagacagagaaaggctaAAAAAAACTTGATCGGTTTCCTAGAGTTGATCGACAGCAAACACCCAACTTAAGCTCGAAATGACCCCCGTGAACCGCCAGTCAGAAATGACCCCCGTGAACCGCCAGTCAGAAATGACCCCCGTGAACCGCCAGTCAGAAATGACCCCCGTGAACCGCCAGTCAGGAATGACCCCCGTGAACCGCCAGTCAGAAATGACCCCCGTGAACCGCCAGTCAGAAATGACCCCCGTGAACCGCCAGTCAGAAATGACCCCCGTGAACCGCCAGTCAGAAATGACCCCCGTGAACCGCCAGTCGGAAATGACCCCCGTGAACCGCCAGTCAGAAATGGCCCCCGTGAACCGCCAGTCGGAAATGACCCCCGTGAACCGCCAGTCAGAAATGACCCCCGTGAACCGCCAGTCAGAAATGACCCCCGTGAACCGCCAGTCGGAAATGACCCCCGTGAACCGCCAGTCAGAAATGACCCCCGTGAACCGCCAGTCGGAAATGACCCCCGTGAACCGCCAGTCAGGAATGACCCCCGTGAACCGCCAGTCAGAAATGACCCCCGTGAACCGCCAGTCAGGAATGATCCCCGTGAACCGCCAGTCAGAAATGACCCCCGTGAACCGCCAGTCAGAAATGACCCCCGTGAACCGCCAGTCAGAAATGACCCCCGTGAACCGCCAGTCAGGAATGACCCCCGTGAACCGCCAGTCAGAAATGACCC
Proteins encoded:
- the LOC138862570 gene encoding histone-lysine N-methyltransferase 2D-like; translation: MTPVNRQSEMTPVNRQSEMTPVNRQSEMTPVNRQSGMTPVNRQSEMTPVNRQSEMTPVNRQSEMTPVNRQSEMTPVNRQSEMTPVNRQSEMAPVNRQSEMTPVNRQSEMTPVNRQSEMTPVNRQSEMTPVNRQSEMTPVNRQSEMTPVNRQSGMTPVNRQSEMTPVNRQSGMIPVNRQSEMTPVNRQSEMTPVNRQSEMTPVNRQSGMTPVNRQSEMTPVNRQSEMTPVNRQSEMTPVNRQPEITPVNRQSEMTPVNRQSEMTPVNRQSEMTPQNRHSEMAPVKRHPEMTPVNRQAGMTP